GACGTTGAATTACTAATCTGCAACCTGACATGGGAAAATAGACATGAAAGTTGAGAAAATACAACGAACCAATAGATATATGTAAAAATAGATAAATTAAACATAATTACCACATTCTACTATGACCATTCTCGAACCTAGAAACTTCTAGAAGTTTCATCAAAAGTGCATGTGATGTTATCTTTTGGGACAAATTGCTATAGAAGACGTCGCGTCGTCATCAAGCCTAGGCGGTTGCGCGTGCTGGATGGATGGTGGATCCGCCCACGCATGACTTTAAACAATTTATGAACAACTTTTCGTCCATGCATTGCTTTACGCCCCATGTTACAAATTGATTCGTGGAAAAATATCTCATGTTTGAGTTTTTTTCACAACGCTATTGTTGGGCTTCATGATTATTGGTATCTCCCAAATGATAAAATATGTCGGCATGAAAACAAACAAGCACAAAATGGAAGATGTACCCAAGCGGGCTATACAACTTGTTTCGGCGTACATTGCTAATCCGAAGACTAGGCACGACAACTATGAAGAACTAGTGTCAATGTGGAACAAAATCTCGACGATGGTTAATTATCCTGAGTGATATTTAACACTGCAAGCAATATATCATGAACTTAATTTATAAGTGGATATGTATCGTATCGAGCTGGTTCCAAGTTGTATAGTTAGATACTTAGATTCTTATTTTGTAAGCTGCTAGGATTTGATGCTATCCATCAGTTTTTATTGATATTATGGGTATGTAGGTTGAGCTATGTAGAAAAAAAACAGACAGCGTGCGAGGTCGTGTGGAAGAAAATATAAATATGATTAGTGTCAGTTGTCAAACACATAGCAGAATATCATTTTCCCAGCTCAGCTCCTCCTCACAATCAGGAGGGAGACGGTACATGAGGTATCCAAGGGCAAAGGCGTCAATCCGCAGCTCACCTCACCTCTCCCCTTTCTTTTTCCTGGTTTGGTTTCCCCACTGTTTTCCACCGAAACCTGCAGCAGGAGAAGAATACCCACACAAAAAAAGGGTGTATTCCTTCCTCACCCTCAGCCTCAAGGCCTCATCGAGTCCGCTCCAACTCCAATGCCGTTGCCTCCTCCATCCTCCTTTTCCTCATCATAAACTTCCCTGCCCTGCCCCGCACCGCACCAAACCCTAGCGCAGCGCTCCTCGATCGCCCCGGAAATCCGCCCGCCACCACCCAGATTTGGCCTCGCGCGGACCAATTCGGCTGCCAATAAATCCGGGGGCGTGTCCCCTTGCCCATGGCCGCTTGATCGCGCCCGGCCCATGGGGATGTCGGGGGCCGCCAGTGGCGGTGCCGGATGCGGGCGTGGAGACTACATGAGGATCCCGGAGGATGTGGACGCCATCAAGGACCCCGTCAAGGACGACGCCGGGGACTGCCCCAGCCTGCTACGCTGCCGCGCGATCCGCTGGTGGGCGCAGATCGCCGTGCTCGGGGTCTTCCTAGCCGGCGCTGCCGTGTCCGCGGCCGTATTCCTGGGACCCCTACTCATCGAGAAGGTGCGCAACCCCCTTGTCCGTCCTCCCCTCTCAGGGTTCGTCACGGATGATGCTAGATCCCCTTCAATCTATCTCTCTTCTGCGCATAGCTGCTCATGGCGCGATCTGGGCTCGATTCTATCCATTATCATGTGTTGTTCCCTTTTATTAATTCTCGATTTCTCCCCGTCGTTGTTTCTTATTAGCTTTCTTTGTGATTTATATTTAACAACATAATAACTCTCGATTGGTATTTCCGCTGCTCGATTCGCTGTATATATATACGGAATGTCACTAGATTTCATCCGGAAACCACATGCCACTTCAACCCATTTGTTGGGTCAAATGGGAATGAAGCCACTGTTGAATGATCGATATTGGGAAATTGCGTTGCCAATCGACAAAAAACAGCCAATGCCTCGTGGGTATGCTGGCCCATGTAGTCACACCTAATTTGTGGGGCCAGCTTGATGCTCTTTGTGGTGTAGGCGTGCAGACGTTTCCCCTAAAAGATGGACGGGTAGGAACATAAATCCCACAAGGCAATTGGATCCTCATATTTTTGGTAATCAAGATGACCTACTGATTGTGTCCTGGAGCCACTTGTTGGCATTACTTGGATGCGAACTCTGTCAAAGTAGTTTCCCTGAAGTAGTTGagagtttttttttctttataATTGTGGCCATTGTCATCTACTGGTTGGCTGGACGATCCAGGGGGACCGGGGATTCAATTCATAGGGCATCCATAGATCTCCTGAGATCAGTTTCAGAGATGGCTGAATTGGACGAGGATGTTATTTGCTGAATGAGTGGATCATGGCTGGTTGAATGAGCCGATGTTTCTGGTCGAAGTCTGCTTGGCATGTATATAATATACAGGTCTCATGCCTGGTGTAGTTTCTTTTTCTTAAGCTGTGAATTGTCTTTGTATGCtcctcaatgattttgattggtcTCAACAACACGTAGAAAATGTGGCATCCAGTTACATGGTTGGAGCAATAAAGTACAATTCCGCTCGCATTTGGATTCCGCTTGCTTGCTTTAACTGAAATAACTTTTGTGGGCCCCCAGAAGCTAATAATCATAAGGATGATGCGCAATTGCTTATTTGATCATTTTTTCCTGAATCCACATGAGCATTATCATTTTTCATGTAGTTACATAGAATGATTAGCACCTCATAGTTATGTCACCTGTACCATTTCAGTGCATCTTGTTGCCCTCACATACAGTAGAGACTTTGTTGGCACTCGCATGTGTTTCTGCGGCAGCTTTTGATTCCCAGATTTTCTTTCAATATACTCTTGGCTTCTTCCTGATGTTGTTTTGCGTTGCTGTCATCCACAGGTGATTGTGCCACTGATTGACTGGCAATCAACAACTTTCAGCCGACCAGCTATTGCTCTAATATGTTTCGGTGCGATCGCTTTATTCCCAAGTCTATTGATACCTTCGTCCCCCTTTATGTGGATTGCGGGGATGACCTTTGgatatggttatggctttctgatAATTACAACAGCAATGAGCATAGGCATGTCATTGCCTTTCTTTATAGGATCTGCATTTCATTCCAGAATACACGTGAGTCTCTCACTCCCATCTCTCCCGCTCATGTTTTATCTAGATAGTACATAAACACAGTCGCTTAGTTCCTCTTTTTTCGATAATGATTAATGATCTACCTGCAGAGATGGTTGGAGAAATGGCCCAAGAAAGCAGCTTTTGTTAGACTTGCTGGTGAAGGAGATTGGTCCCATCAATTTAGGGCAGTGGCTTTACTTAGGATTTCCCCGTTTCCATATATAGTTTTTAACTATGCTTCCGTGGCCACGAATGTCAAATATTGTCCGTATATAGCTGGTTCAATGGCGGGAACCGTACATGAAACCTTCCTTGCAATATACAGGTTTGTGCCTCTTCCAAGGCTCCTTTTTTTGCCTTGTGTATGTATAATGAATGATGGCCTGTCTGCAAGGTTTTTGAGTCACTGTATAGTCACTGAATAGTCGATGTATAGTTGTCAAGTCGTTTTCCAAAAATCACGGCGACTCGCGACTATACAGCGACTTATGGTGACTATACACTAAGTCGCAGCCTCAGCGACTCACTTTTGAGTCGCGACTCAAAAATCATGCCTGTCTGGTGTGTTTGTGCTGTTTTATGAGTCCATTTGCATCAATTGGCATTTTCTTTGTGGGAGTTTGCATATAACTTGATTGTATTTCAGCCAATCAACAATCATGATGATGATGTGCATCTGTCCTTCCGCTTTCAGTATAAGCATACACTCTAGGGTAAACATATATTCAAACCTCTGCAAATACAAAATGTGCCTTGGGAGTTCAACTTTGGTCAAATGGAGTGGAAATTTCTGTATGCTAATGTGTCAAGTGGGATCCCACCTAAATCTCACTTATAGTGCATTTCGTCTTTTCTAGtgcaaactcaaaatttgcactaGAAAAACCAAAATGCACTACAAGTGGGACTTAGGTGGGATCCCACACCCTACTGACTGCACAGTCCATTTAGTTCTGATCTTCAGCAATCCATCTTGGAGCTCTTGTCAGCACATCAATCGAGCCTATTCTACACCTGGACTGTGCTCTGGATTTTAGTCTTGTCTGTGAGCAGTGTGTGTGGGTGGGGGGCTGAGGGGGAACTGGATTTGTGGTTGAAGCAGTATGTCAGAGCTCCTGTCCGTTGTTGGCAAAAGAAATGCACTTAATGAATTAGATTAGCTGCTCCATAATTGTGTATCCTGTTTCTTCTATACATGTCGATATATTCCTGGTTTTTGTTATCTTGTGTGACTCAGTGAATTTAATTTTGTCAATATGTTTTTTGCAAACAGTGGAAAACTCGTTGGAAGCTTGGCTGTGGCAACCAGCGAAGGGTCTTTCTTGTCAGTTGATCAGATTATCTACAATGTGATTGGCTTTACGATTGCCGCAGTTTCTACTGCTGCAATAACTATTTATGCGAAAAAGGCACTTCAAAAATTGCAAACTGAGGATGAGCTGTGTTGAGATCTGTGCTCCGGACAAACTTCATGCTAGGTTCCCTCCAGCTAAACTACATACAGGTGCTACTAATCTGGTTTAAAGTGAACAACCTGATTTCATCTGAGTGGGGGATACTGCAACAACTGTAAAGAAAATAGAGAACCAGAATCACTTCCCCTACTTTTCCTCTTCTTTTGGTTTAGTTTTCTCTAGAGAGAACTGCCAAAATTCCATCAATGTACTGAACCAGGGTCTGTGCAATGTATATTCCTAAGCTGTTGATTTCTTAAGGAGAAACGTTCTGTTTTATGTTGTTTATTGAACAACAAAACGTACATTGATGGATGATAGTAATGTATAGCTAACATAAACATCTTCTGCTCTCCAGCGTGATTCTAGTTCATGATTATTTATTTTGTTGTCGCTGATGCTTCCGAGATCTTTTTGTAGCATTTTTTAATTGAAGTTGATGCAAAGTTTTTGGAGCTCTTTATTAATATTGCGGTTTCCAAGTAACCATACCGCTGTAGTTTAACTAATTGTTGTCAAAAGAACCtcaaaagtcaaacccttttgtatATATAAACCGAGAAATACTCTCCACAAAGCTAGAGTTTGTCCCTTTGCCTGGCCCTGTCAACGGCTCTAATGTTtgcggcgatttacacaaaaagaaaagcacagactgatcctccggcgaaactatttcacgcatctaacccttttgtgtggtgcCTCTTCAATCGGCGCCATACCTCAGTGTGTGGCGCCCATGCGGGTGGCGCCACTCGGCTTATAATTTCCCAAAACATACTGCAAGACAATTCCCCAGGGACTTAGCTGTTTTGGCGACCCTTATTGTGTGGTGCCGACGACAAGGGAGTGTGGCGCCGGTGCCACGAGCGCCACACAAACAGGGtctccaaaacggctaaggactaagcgtccagagccccccccccccccccccctcccggatgtttttgatatataagttgatataagttgacatgtgtggcgccgatgctatGGCCGCCACACTGTGCAGTGTGGCGCCaatgccatgggcgccacacattgacttgtgctaCACCTTGT
This region of Lolium perenne isolate Kyuss_39 chromosome 2, Kyuss_2.0, whole genome shotgun sequence genomic DNA includes:
- the LOC127333622 gene encoding uncharacterized protein, which translates into the protein MGMSGAASGGAGCGRGDYMRIPEDVDAIKDPVKDDAGDCPSLLRCRAIRWWAQIAVLGVFLAGAAVSAAVFLGPLLIEKVIVPLIDWQSTTFSRPAIALICFGAIALFPSLLIPSSPFMWIAGMTFGYGYGFLIITTAMSIGMSLPFFIGSAFHSRIHRWLEKWPKKAAFVRLAGEGDWSHQFRAVALLRISPFPYIVFNYASVATNVKYCPYIAGSMAGTVHETFLAIYSGKLVGSLAVATSEGSFLSVDQIIYNVIGFTIAAVSTAAITIYAKKALQKLQTEDELC